One stretch of Pradoshia sp. D12 DNA includes these proteins:
- the prfA gene encoding peptide chain release factor 1, whose product MIDRLQAVEDRYDKLNELLSDPEIVNDTKKLREYSKEQSDIQETVFAYREYKDVRSQFVDAKAMLEEKLDAEMREMVKEEVDELSGQMKELEEKLKVLLIPKDPNDDKNVIMEIRGAAGGDEAALFAGSLYRMYSRYAEAQGWKIDVMDSNPTGLGGYKEIIFMINGNGAYSKMKFENGAHRVQRVPETESGGRIHTSTATVACLPEAEEVEVEVHDKDIRVDTFASSGPGGQSVNTTMSAVRLTHVPTGIVVSCQDEKSQIKNKEKAMKVLRARIYDKFQQEAQAEYDSARKSAVGTGDRSERIRTYNYPQNRVTDHRIGLTIQKLDQIMEGKLDEVIDALIVEDQASRLQNAED is encoded by the coding sequence TTGATCGATCGTTTACAAGCGGTAGAAGACCGATATGACAAATTAAATGAGCTTTTGAGTGACCCGGAAATCGTAAATGACACTAAGAAGCTTCGCGAATATTCCAAGGAACAATCAGATATTCAGGAGACTGTCTTTGCGTATCGAGAATATAAAGATGTACGTTCCCAATTTGTTGATGCGAAAGCAATGCTTGAAGAGAAGCTGGATGCTGAAATGCGTGAAATGGTGAAGGAAGAAGTAGATGAACTTTCCGGACAAATGAAAGAGTTGGAAGAAAAGCTTAAAGTATTGCTAATTCCCAAAGATCCTAATGATGATAAAAACGTTATTATGGAAATTCGCGGAGCAGCCGGCGGTGATGAAGCGGCCCTATTCGCAGGAAGTCTTTATAGAATGTACAGCCGTTATGCTGAGGCACAAGGATGGAAGATTGATGTAATGGATTCAAATCCAACGGGGCTTGGCGGTTATAAAGAAATCATCTTTATGATTAATGGAAATGGCGCATACTCCAAGATGAAATTCGAAAACGGTGCCCATCGTGTACAACGTGTCCCTGAAACAGAATCAGGCGGTCGTATTCACACATCAACAGCGACTGTGGCTTGCTTACCGGAGGCAGAAGAGGTTGAGGTTGAAGTTCATGACAAAGATATCCGTGTAGATACGTTTGCATCCAGCGGACCGGGCGGACAAAGTGTTAACACTACCATGTCAGCTGTACGTCTTACTCACGTTCCTACGGGGATTGTTGTATCCTGCCAGGATGAAAAATCCCAGATTAAAAACAAAGAGAAAGCAATGAAAGTATTGCGTGCTCGTATTTATGATAAATTCCAGCAGGAAGCACAGGCTGAGTATGACAGTGCTCGTAAATCTGCAGTCGGAACAGGGGATCGCTCAGAACGTATCCGTACGTATAATTATCCGCAAAACCGTGTTACAGATCACCGCATTGGATTAACCATTCAAAAGCTGGATCAAATCATGG
- the rpmE gene encoding 50S ribosomal protein L31, whose translation MKTGIHPNYKTATVKCACGNEFVTGSVKEEVRVEVCNECHPFYTGRQKFASADGRVERFNKKYGFKSQQQEQ comes from the coding sequence ATGAAAACAGGAATTCACCCTAATTACAAAACAGCAACTGTTAAATGTGCTTGTGGTAATGAATTTGTAACTGGCTCTGTTAAAGAAGAGGTGCGCGTAGAGGTTTGCAATGAATGCCACCCATTCTACACTGGACGTCAAAAGTTTGCTTCTGCTGATGGACGTGTTGAGCGTTTCAACAAGAAGTATGGTTTCAAATCCCAACAACAAGAACAATAA
- a CDS encoding thymidine kinase has product MYETKQFGWIELICGSMFSGKSEELIRRVRRAVFAKQSIAVFKPAIDNRYSEEAVVSHNGTSVIAKGITHSSHIFDHIDLDTDLIAIDEVQFFDEEIVQVAQHLADSGYRVILAGLDQDFRGEPFGPMPELMCLAEQVTKLQAVCSVCGSPASRTQRLIDKKPAGYEDPVILVGASESYEPRCRHHHEVPGKQETVHTPINGGIENIKTNRL; this is encoded by the coding sequence ATGTACGAAACGAAACAATTTGGCTGGATAGAATTAATTTGTGGCAGCATGTTTTCCGGAAAATCTGAAGAACTGATTCGCAGGGTAAGGAGAGCGGTCTTTGCTAAGCAATCCATTGCTGTTTTCAAACCGGCTATTGATAATCGATACAGTGAGGAAGCGGTGGTTTCCCACAATGGAACTTCTGTTATTGCCAAAGGCATTACGCATTCATCCCATATCTTCGATCATATAGATTTAGATACAGATTTAATTGCCATTGATGAAGTGCAGTTTTTTGACGAAGAAATTGTACAGGTTGCTCAGCATTTGGCAGACAGCGGCTATCGAGTAATCCTGGCTGGCCTTGATCAGGATTTTAGAGGAGAGCCATTCGGGCCGATGCCGGAGTTAATGTGCCTGGCAGAACAGGTAACAAAACTACAGGCAGTTTGTTCCGTATGCGGATCCCCTGCAAGCCGGACGCAGCGTTTGATTGATAAGAAGCCTGCAGGCTATGAGGACCCTGTTATTTTAGTGGGTGCATCGGAATCCTATGAGCCAAGATGCCGTCATCATCATGAAGTACCAGGCAAACAAGAAACGGTACATACACCGATTAACGGTGGTATCGAAAACATAAAAACAAACAGGCTTTAA